The following coding sequences lie in one Pseudomonadota bacterium genomic window:
- a CDS encoding AMP-binding protein: MTVITSTFADIALTDLSMTERVFANLETRPDAVVLTDGVSGESMTARDFIDRVQRLAGGLSARGYGAGSTVAIMAPNVPEYCVVFHAVAWAGGTVTTLNPTYTAPEVTHQLTDAGAAVLVTVPAFAEVAAEAVANAAGQPVLVMGGSDADTTLDACYGDPLTTQVPIDLDEHVVVLPYSSGTTGLPKGVMLTHRNVVVNIDQVVTGSDFRPGEVAVGFLPFFHIYGMNVIMNVHLAGGGSIVTMPRFDLSLFLKLCQDHRSRRMWIVPPVALALAKHPLVDEFDLSSVEQVLSGAAPMGADVSDAVAARLDCLMLQGFGMTELSPVSHTSSASAYRPGASGRLLPNTECMIVDIESGEPLPRGSEGELWVRGPLVMKGYLNKPEATADTITAEGWLKTGDIAYVDTNGYLFIVDRLKELIKYKGFQVAPAEIEALLVTHGAITDAAVIGMPDPEAGEVPVAYVVTGDNAPTVADIQAHLAQSLAHYKQVHEVHFVDEIPKSLSGKILRRVLRDALATGSPG; the protein is encoded by the coding sequence ATGACCGTGATCACATCGACCTTTGCGGACATCGCGCTGACCGATTTGAGCATGACAGAGCGGGTGTTTGCCAACCTCGAAACCCGCCCCGACGCCGTGGTCCTGACAGACGGGGTGAGTGGCGAGTCGATGACCGCACGCGACTTCATCGACCGTGTTCAACGTCTGGCGGGCGGGCTGTCGGCCCGCGGCTACGGCGCAGGCAGCACCGTTGCGATCATGGCACCCAACGTGCCGGAGTACTGCGTGGTCTTCCACGCCGTGGCCTGGGCCGGTGGCACGGTCACCACACTGAACCCGACCTACACCGCACCGGAAGTCACGCACCAACTCACCGATGCCGGCGCAGCCGTCCTGGTCACGGTGCCCGCGTTTGCCGAGGTCGCCGCCGAAGCCGTCGCCAACGCAGCAGGCCAACCCGTGCTGGTCATGGGAGGCAGCGACGCCGACACCACGCTCGATGCCTGCTATGGCGACCCGCTGACCACGCAGGTGCCGATCGACCTCGACGAGCACGTGGTCGTGCTGCCCTACTCGTCCGGCACGACCGGGCTGCCCAAAGGCGTGATGCTCACGCACCGCAATGTGGTGGTCAACATCGACCAGGTCGTGACCGGATCCGATTTCCGGCCCGGCGAAGTGGCGGTGGGCTTCCTGCCCTTCTTCCATATCTACGGCATGAACGTGATCATGAACGTGCACCTGGCGGGCGGCGGCAGCATCGTCACCATGCCGCGCTTTGATCTGTCGCTGTTCCTGAAGCTCTGCCAGGACCACCGATCGCGGCGCATGTGGATCGTCCCACCGGTCGCGCTCGCCCTCGCCAAGCACCCGCTGGTGGACGAATTCGACCTCAGCAGCGTCGAGCAGGTGCTCTCCGGCGCGGCGCCGATGGGCGCCGACGTCTCCGACGCCGTCGCCGCCCGACTCGACTGCCTGATGCTGCAGGGTTTCGGCATGACCGAGCTCAGCCCGGTCTCCCACACCAGCTCGGCCTCGGCTTACCGTCCGGGTGCCTCGGGCCGTTTGCTGCCGAACACCGAGTGCATGATCGTCGACATCGAGTCCGGGGAGCCGCTGCCGCGCGGCAGCGAGGGTGAGCTGTGGGTGCGCGGCCCGCTGGTGATGAAGGGCTACCTGAACAAGCCCGAGGCCACCGCCGACACGATCACAGCCGAGGGCTGGCTGAAGACCGGTGACATTGCCTACGTCGACACCAACGGCTACCTGTTCATCGTCGACCGGCTGAAGGAGCTGATCAAGTACAAGGGGTTTCAGGTCGCGCCCGCCGAGATCGAAGCGCTGCTCGTGACCCACGGCGCCATCACGGACGCTGCCGTAATTGGCATGCCTGACCCCGAAGCCGGTGAAGTGCCGGTGGCCTACGTCGTTACCGGGGATAACGCCCCCACCGTCGCCGACATCCAGGCGCACCTCGCACAGTCGCTCGCGCACTACAAGCAGGTGCACGAGGTGCATTTCGTCGACGAGATCCCCAAATCGCTCTCCGGTAAGATCTTGCGGCGTGTGCTGCGCGATGCGCTCGCCACCGGCAGCCCAGGCTGA